One part of the Silurus meridionalis isolate SWU-2019-XX chromosome 26, ASM1480568v1, whole genome shotgun sequence genome encodes these proteins:
- the si:dkey-148a17.5 gene encoding leukotriene B4 receptor 1, whose translation MVFIWEPDANMDSSSNSNYNSTFSGDEWATTGRAVVCVILSVCFVVGTPGNLLVMWTIMRHVKQRSHTLLLIMHLAVADMLVVVTLPLWIYSLVRSWIFGEPACKVMVYISYVCMYVSVFLITVMSVERYLAVRYPFKMLHWKKSNAMNLILAVGWTLALLLGLPAIWTQSLEENMDGVQHCFSSEFGSVALEVFFACSETLIGFIIPFVTLAVCYVQVASQLRQMHRKRKQKSVFLISGVVLAFALCWLPHHVMNIINVAMLLGAHAENQAEVSEAAVFISGAMAFISSSVNPLLYAFAARSFQGSLRESSMARLFQEIASYTAQLRGTEHQTSHCLDQDALKIEYATDV comes from the coding sequence GGGCAACCACGGGGAGAGCTGTTGTGTGTGTCATCCTGTCTGTGTGCTTTGTGGTGGGGACACCAGGAAACCTCCTGGTCATGTGGACCATCATGAGGCATGTAAAGCAGCGCTCTCATACTCTGCTGCTCATCATGCACCTGGCTGTTGCTGATATGCTGGTAGTTGTGACCCTGCCTCTGTGGATCTATTCGCTGGTCCGATCCTGGATTTTTGGTGAGCCTGCATGCAAGGTCATGGTGTACATCAGCTATGTCTGCATGTATGTCAGCGTTTTTCTAATCACTGTTATGAGTGTGGAGCGCTATTTGGCTGTCAGGTACCCTTTCAAAATGCTGCACTGGAAAAAGAGCAATGCTATGAATTTAATCTTGGCTGTAGGGTGGACCCTGGCACTCTTGCTTGGACTGCCAGCTATTTGGACCCAGTCACTTGAGGAGAACATGGATGGTGTTCAGCACTGCTTCTCCTCAGAATTTGGTTCAGTGGCTCTGGAGGTCTTTTTTGCATGTTCGGAAACATTGATTGGCTTTATCATACCATTTGTCACCCTGGCTGTGTGCTATGTACAAGTGGCTTCGCAACTTCGccaaatgcacagaaaaagaaaacagaaatctgTGTTCCTTATTAGTGGGGTGGTGTTGGCCTTCGCTCTGTGCTGGCTGCCCCATCATGTTatgaatattataaatgttGCAATGCTGCTCGGAGCACATGCAGAAAATCAGGCAGAAGTCTCAGAAGCAGCAGTGTTCATCTCAGGAGCAATGGCATTTATTAGTAGCTCAGTTAACCCATTGCTTTATGCTTTTGCTGCCAGAAGCTTCCAGGGTAGTCTAAGGGAGTCGTCGATGGCCAGGCTTTTCCAGGAGATTGCATCATATACTGCCCAATTAAGAGGGACCGAGCATCAAACTTCTCACTGTTTGGACCAGGACGCACTCAAAATAGAGTATGCA